TTGCTTTCCGCGGGGCCACTCGCCACACTTTGCAACCAGGTTAAGCGGGTTAACGAACAGTCAGGCAAACGCTTTGGTGCGACCATCGACTGCGTGGAACGAGTTCGTTTGATCAAGTCACTCCTCACGAAGCCGGCTGCTCAAAATCGCCAATCCAAGCTTCTAGACGAGACCGTGCTTCTTCGCTAGTTGCTTCGCGGTGCTTTGGATACCGCGTCGCTGAACGAGCGACCGCAATCACGACGCCCCGAAACACCGATTTAGCTCTGCTACCTACCGAGCTACCGCTCGTCGCCGCGATTGGTGCGTCGGCTTGCTTCGGCGATCTTCTGCGCCATTTTGTCACAAGCGTTTGCTTTGGGGCGTTCGTCGTCGTTCTCAACCAAGCGAACTCGCTTGGACTTATCGCGGCACCCTACCGGCGCATCGGACTTCCCCAACTTCTACAGACCGACATGGCCCCTTGCCGCCTGGTCTATCGCACTGCGGCGTTCGAGCCCCCGCCGTCCACATCTCTTCGCGTTTGGCCAATTCCGACGGGACTGGGTTTCCTTCGTTTTGTGCGTGCGCTGGATCAGCAGACTCTCTGCCCACCAACGCCCGCTAAACAAACCACCCTATGGAGTCGAGTTCGCGCATAACCGCCAATCGCTTCGCCAGCTCCCAAAACTCGACTTGTCTTGGGTCATACCGCTCGTTGCGGGCCCAACGCGGAGGTAAAAACGCTATACTTATCGCGTTGTTTGATTCTCCAAACGGGGAGCTGATCAAATAGGAGCGATCGACGCCGTGGCGGGCAAGTGCACGATCGATCTTTTGTTTCCCATTCATTGCCCCGGAAGATCTTGAGTTCTATTGAATACGCGATTGATCGCGACTGACGAAGCGGGCTACGGGCCACAACTGGGCCCCTTGGTGATCGCAGCGACTGCCTGGGATGTTTTGGATACCGAAGATCCAGCGGCGTTATTTGATCGTCTCGAGCAAGGTTTTGAGCTGCCGTCGCTCGGTCGGATTCGGATCGGCGACTCCAAAAAATTATTCGCTCCTGGGAAGGTGAAAAGGCTGAAGACGCTTGAAGCCGCCATGCTCAGTATCGCCGCGATCGCTTCGCCACGGCCGCCTCACAATCTGTCGCAGTGGTTGCGTCTGCTTTCCCCCAACGCGACAAAGACTCTCGCCAAATCGCGGTGGTTTGCCGATCTAAGCGAGGCGTTTCCAATCGATCTCGGTTCGCCAGAGGATTGGAAATCGTTGCGTGCCGAAGTCGCCCAGCACTGGCAGACCGAGGGCCTTCAGTTCCGATCTGCCAGCGCCACAATCCTGCCAGCGGCAGAGTTTAACGCGATGTGTGATGCGGCGGGCAACAAAGCGACGTTATTGTCTGAACAAACCGTGGCTTTGGTGTTGCCTCAAATCATGGAGACCGACGCCAACGCGATCGAGGTCTTTAGCGACAAACACGGAGGCCGCGCCTATTACGGCGGGCTACTGCAACACTTCTTCCCCGACGCTCAGGTCACGGTCGAGGTCGAAGGACGACTGGCGAGTCGATATCGGATCCAGCTGGGCGAGCGTACGATCCGTTGGCACTTCACCGCCAAAGGAGATTCGTTTGCACCGGTCGCGTTGGCATCGATGGTCGCCAAATATACTCGCGAACGATTAATGGACGTCTTTAACGCCTATTGGCAAGCCCAGGTTCCCGGGTTGCGTCCCACGGCGGGATACCCCGGCGATGCGCGGCGTTTTGTCAACGAAATCGGCGACGCAGTTGCCAAGCAAGAACTGGCGGTTCACGAATTGGTGCGGCAGCGCTGATGCAGCGTCAGCAACGACAGTTCCGGAGGACAGCGGAACCGTTGCATGTGGGTGCCGAACAGACCACGTGTGACGTGCATCGTCGTCGGTGGCAGATCGAACTCGCCCGATGCGAAGCGACTGCCGTATCGACTGGGCGACAACAGCGGGCCGATAAGCGGTAACCGGCCATGACCGCCATGCGTGTGACCAGCCAGCAACAGATGAACGCCATTGCGTCGGGCCCACGCGATCTGATCGGGAGAATGGCTGAGCACCAGTCGAAAACAATCTTCAGCCAGCGAATCGAACTTTGGAGCAGGGCCAAACCAAGGCAGCTCATTTCCGCCGATCGTGATCTCGGTGTCACGCAGCATTATCTGCTTGGTGAGACTTCCAAGATCGATCCACCCCAACGCTTCCATCCCTCGACGCACCTGGCGTGGGTCGGCGATCCGCGTGTCGTGATTACCGAGGATGAAATAGCAACCGCCCGGCGCAACGATGCTGCCAAAACAGTCGGCCAGCCAGTCGATACAGTGCGGTTTGTCGACGATATCGCCCGTCAAACAAACAATCTCCGGTTGCCACTGCATCAGTTGGTCAGCGACGAATTTGTAATACGACGGCAACATGTCCCCCGTCAAATGAACATCCGAAAGATGTGCCAGCCGCAGACCTTCCAGCGACGAAGGCAGACCGGCCACGGGAAACTCTTTTCGCTCGATCGCTAAATCGCTGATCTGATTCAACGGTATCGCAGCGTTTATTCGACACCGCATCGTTCCAAACGGCGGACTGGCAAGCTGTTCGCCGACCGCAACGTGGGTCACCTGACGCTGGATCTTCAACCAACCGATTCCAAAGATCGGGCGATAGATCAACCACGGAATTCCTAGCACAACGATCGCCGCGATGCAGATCCAGCCGTAGATCCGCAGCGGCAC
Above is a genomic segment from Rosistilla ulvae containing:
- a CDS encoding metallophosphoesterase, whose translation is MLLLVGHFGLHLTFYNRINATGLARWQIKLIERSVAVECFLFPLLVFIYPAPEAMPVPLRIYGWICIAAIVVLGIPWLIYRPIFGIGWLKIQRQVTHVAVGEQLASPPFGTMRCRINAAIPLNQISDLAIERKEFPVAGLPSSLEGLRLAHLSDVHLTGDMLPSYYKFVADQLMQWQPEIVCLTGDIVDKPHCIDWLADCFGSIVAPGGCYFILGNHDTRIADPRQVRRGMEALGWIDLGSLTKQIMLRDTEITIGGNELPWFGPAPKFDSLAEDCFRLVLSHSPDQIAWARRNGVHLLLAGHTHGGHGRLPLIGPLLSPSRYGSRFASGEFDLPPTTMHVTRGLFGTHMQRFRCPPELSLLTLHQRCRTNS
- a CDS encoding ribonuclease H family protein encodes the protein MNTRLIATDEAGYGPQLGPLVIAATAWDVLDTEDPAALFDRLEQGFELPSLGRIRIGDSKKLFAPGKVKRLKTLEAAMLSIAAIASPRPPHNLSQWLRLLSPNATKTLAKSRWFADLSEAFPIDLGSPEDWKSLRAEVAQHWQTEGLQFRSASATILPAAEFNAMCDAAGNKATLLSEQTVALVLPQIMETDANAIEVFSDKHGGRAYYGGLLQHFFPDAQVTVEVEGRLASRYRIQLGERTIRWHFTAKGDSFAPVALASMVAKYTRERLMDVFNAYWQAQVPGLRPTAGYPGDARRFVNEIGDAVAKQELAVHELVRQR